The segment CTCTGGCATTTtgtagaaaaaattaaaatcaatgaaaagtgaaaaccataaaacagttgaaataaaaataatctgtTCATGGCAGAAAAAAAGAAGCCGATCGAAGtacaatttctgatcggatccggctccgatcggtatgtagaatagaggcgataATCTAAACATCTCTTAAATAAGATATTGGTCCAATCGTATTAAGTTATTACCAGATGTTCGTATTCTCTAGATAAATTTAGTCTTGTGGCCATTGGCTTCAATGTATCGGCAATTCCATGACATGATCCTTTTCCACGCGAAGTTGCAAAGCCATTCGGAATCAatgatgtatttttttttggtttcgcAAAGGTCATATGACCTTGTGCTGCTTAAGTTTTTCTAAAAAGTTTGCGATAAACGGGGACTATGGGACAGTTTTCAATTTCACGGAGATAATAATATTTTGATGTTAATGATGATTTACACATCAACCTTTCGAATTGCTGTTTGTAATCAGTCTCAGTTGAATGAGTATTTTTGAGGCTCCCAAGGAATATGTTTGTTATACAAAGTCTTATCAAACGCTTGTTCCAAAGGCAATAGATacacaatagttgaataagctactcttaaacaaaaatctATATTTGGCCATGAAGCATTGAATGTTCTCGTACCTTGTACGAACACAATCATCTTGAGAACCTAAAGTGTTAAACATTGTAATTACAATGTATATATTGATTTCTTGTGCTTAGCATGGGGAAAACAAGACACAACACTTACTATGGTTCGGTATTAATGATGCAAACGTGCtgaatccaatttcatgttcacTAACGCTTTCCACTGTTGTTCCTAAACACATAAATCCTTTGTCCTGGTATGACTCTATTAAGGTCGTTGTCATAAAAAAAACTGCAGCAATTGATTCCTTATTTGTGCAACCATACGGTTGACTGATTTAATGTTAAGAGTTGCGAGTAGTTCTGTTTTTACTGCTTATTTCTTTGTCTACGGTACAACACATTTGTCAATGTTGTATCCGTCCATTACCTTCTGAGCGGACCATGAGTGTGATTAAACAGTTAATAGACGGATTTCATCTCTTCATGAGCAATGTGGCGCATAAAATATAGTTTTCAGTTGAGCAACTATAGCTTCATGTGCCAAATCCTTTGTTTTTCGACTTCTTTTGTGATGGAAAGTTAAGTGTGTAACAGTTTTCTTCATCTGTTTTTACTTCTTACCAGTGTCCTTcattttataattattttaaattaaaatattgCAAACGTTTGTCTTAAATagtattttgattcaaattaaactgaacaattttaggtatAATATTTATTTAGATGTGTTAAATTATGCAAATAAACGAAATTtgaaaaatacgttaaaatgttaACGTTTTACCTCTAAACCTCAATTTAAATATGATTTATATTCCTCATTGGAAAATTCttcttattttatttcataCTTTGAATATTTCCaacaaagtaaaacaaaaaattactATATTGTCTATACTATATATACTATATTACTATAATTGTCTTACTAAAAAGAATGATTTCCTTCACTGAACACATGCTCACGTTGAAAGTTTCATTCAAAGTTAAATGAAGGTTGCTATATAACATATGAAAGTAAattaagtttaaaaaaaataaaaattacagtACCCGAAACAGTTGAGAAATCTAAATCGAAATACTAACAAATTTTGCAACAAGGTTTAGTCAGTGAGGACAAAATAGGCGATCGAATCGAGGCAAAATTAGTATCTGGTTAGAATTTAGCAGATAGAATCATCGAAGTAAAATACAAACGAAACTTTGTTTCTTATGTTCTTTCTgttaaatgattacaaaaggtAAGTTTATTGGCATGTCTGAAACGGTATAGGAAAAGGAAACCCAGAACTCCAAAAGCAATAAGCATTAACTGCAACAGCTTACCAAATGAAACGTAATGTATTCGAACGTAACTGGTACCGGTGGTACATTGCGAGTTGTACTTCAAAGCAGCTATGGACTGTAAAACAATAATTTTCTATATAGAGCAAGTACATAGTAATTACTAGAATAAATACTTAGCAAAAGGTTccattattttaaattattgcAACGATATTCGAAAGTGTAGAGTGTGGGTCAATTTAGTCTAGCAACGCTACATTATGTAACGATCACATTTGTTGTAATTTATCCGATTGTGGCATGCATATGTACAATCGCGATCGTTTAGATGAACTTTAATATTAAGGCTCGCTTACCAGCAGCGTACTTACATACTGAACACGCAATTATGCTGCTACCAGCGAAAGAAATTTTACCAACAGGTGGGATGCGAGCAGTCGAAGCTTTTTGAACTGattgttgaaaataaatttgCAGAAGCATGGCAGTCAAGTTTTGCCAGTTTGAAGAGAAAGTCCAGTGCGATGTCTGTTTCAGCTCCCGAAGCTAATCCTGACAATGAATTGCCACCAGCATGGGAAGAGCTGGCTACCAAGGATGGGTTTGTGTACTACGTGAACCATCAAGACAACGCCACTCAATTGGCTCATCCTTGCACTGGGAAGATAAAACGTGTTTCCAGCGAACTTCCAGAAGGTTGGAATAAACAGGTGGAAGAAGAAACCGGAAAGCCCCTTTTTGTTAATGAAGCTACCCAGGAAAAATCTTACGTGGACCCAAGACTAGCTTCTGCCATTGAAGATGATCCTCAAACAATCGGGCAACTCCGACAACGTTTCAATAGTACTACTAGTGCTCTTGAAGTGCTCGATGGCCAAGATCTCACTGGAAAAGTAGCAATAGTTACAGGAGCAAACACAGGCATTGGATATGAAACAGCGCTATCGCTGGCTTTACATGGATGTGAAGTTATTTTTGCTTGTCGCAATGAATCAACAACAGGCAAAGCTATTGCTAAAATTAAAAGGATTAAATTATCAGCTGGAAAAGCATGTAAATTTATTAAACTCGATTTAGCCAGTCTTCGTGCAACGAAAGAATTTGCTGATAACGTCAAAGCACAGTATAAACATATTGACATGCTTATTCTTAATGCTGGAGTGGTCGGTGCCCCAGAACACCTCACTGTAGATGGCTACGAGACAACATTCCAAGTGTGCCATTTGTCGCACTTTTATCTAACCATGTTGCTGTCAGATACGTTGGATCACATGTCCAGAGTAATTGTAGTTTCATCTGAATTGCATCGCGCCAGCATGCTTCGTACTAGCGACATAAACATGGAAAATCTGGCTGCCCCACCAAAAGCATACTTTAGCATGAATGCATACAACGatgctaaattatgcaatattaTGTTTGCGTTCGAGCTAGCCAGGCGTTGGAAACATCGGGGTATTTCTGTATTCGTTCTTCATCCTGGTAGCTTAGTTGCTACGGAGATCAATCGCAACTGGTGGTTCTATAGATTGTTTTTCCAGCTCATCAGACCTTTCACCAAATCCGTACAGCAAGCTGCCAGCACTACCGTTTACTGCGCCGCCGCTCCCGAGCTGAACGGACTAACTGGACTTTACTTTAATAATTGCTTCCTTTATGGCCCAGCCAATAGTACAAGAAACAGtaaaaagcagaaaattcttTGGGATCTCAGCGAGCAATGCATTGAACGAGCTATGCAATAATTTCGATTGCGTGAATATAactttgtttttctattttgaaACCACAAATTGATTAATTGATTTAAATAATATCTTACACTTAGCAAAGGAAGAAAACAAActtgttttcgatttttgaaaGAACCCCTGTGAGTCAATTCAACATCTAGGTTTACTTCAtggtttgtttcgtttttgatATAGAATTTCGAATTATGCGAAGATACTGTACTATGGAAAGCTTGTAGTGAAATCGTGGTCAAATTGTAAACGCATAAATCATGTTTGTGTTTGCGTCATTATCGTTCAACTCATTTTTCCATCAATTAATTCGTGCAGAAAATAATTGCATTTTTATCACTTCAAGTgataaaaaattggtgaaaggtgataaaaaatcaaaaacttgTTATAACGCTGGTCTTTACAATAGACGAAGAGATGAAAGTTGTAAAATTATAGATCTTCAGGGTAAGACAAGACGTGATTTTTTTATAATctgagtttcttgatattttcttttttttatattgATGGTTAAACTCTAATGAGTTTATTACTTCATTTATTCCTAGTTTTTgtgcaaatttcaattttcctaTCAAAATTGAGCTCGCATAGAACTCTAATGCATTCCATGCATGCATTCGTCTGAATTCATGAATTCTATCCGGTATTCATtgcaccatgcgtctccattgcgtTCTCGTAACTttgtttctttaaaaaaatcttaTCTTAAAAACTAACTTATTTTCTGAATTTATCAATTGTTGATACGTTACGTTATGCTCAGCTTTTCAGAAGAAAAGATAGTCTCTTTGGTGTGCAATCCATAAAAACATGAAAacgaatattttcaatatttttgtaaacattaaaaactttgtttcaatcCTATATTTCTCTGAAAACTTAATAAATAAAAGCTAACTGAGACAGTTTCATAACATTCTTTATTCGATTTCGTCCTGCTTTAATACCAAGAAAATATTGAATTTGTCCTATAGTCACTTTTCTAGTAACGGTTCGACCCCGCACCGATTGCACTTGCAATGGTTTGTGCTTTAAATACTTACCGAATACCGATGTAGAAAGCCTGTTAATAGACAACATATTTTTTCTTCCTTTGCCTTCTAGCTTCAGAATTCAAAATACACTCCAACTTGTTACCACGGAGCACCCTTTAAATTGATCAATGCTATTTCTCGATCAACTGGAACCGCTACTACGTTCGCCCGTGCATTTTTATTCTTCATGGGTTTCAGAGGTTTTTTTTGCGGTTGTGGTTGTGGTTTCTAGTGCAATCTTCTTGAAATTTATTCGCAGGATCTTCAGTTCATGAAGCTTGTTGCTTCTAGACTCTTCCATGTTTGAAAGTGTTACAAAAATTGATTCAACAACCTGACAATTGTTTCCCTTCAGAGGCCGTAACTTCAGgacaaataatataaaattataTTTCTCCAACAGTGATCTTATGAGTAAAAGATTgttttccatttaattctactataatcattattaaaaaaaaaaagtaaaagcccTTTAAGTCATATTTGAGGCATATTTAGGAcgtattatcattattatttttcattaaagcGGTTTTCAGCCTGCACCTGATTCGCCTCGTACGTACTATCGTTTCTTACCAGCgaacctcctgcagcgctacaatTCTACAATGTCGGCTCTTCACTTCGGCTTGCGGCTCAACACTTTTCCAGAAAGCACATGGGTTTGTTTGTTAATTGGTCCATGTCCGGTAGAACAAAAGGAAaatatcagagatccccattgCCGACGGTTGCCCGCCATGGCTTTGACCTATCGCCATGACAGGTTCACGTCAATAGCCTATACGTCGCCATGAGTCTCTGGATCTGCCTCTTCTTTGTtatccttgcggattccagtcgtgtgtttctctgcagatctccTTCGTTCCTCTACACAAGGCATGTCTGATCCACTACCACCTAAGTTCtcaaatttctgttgctatcatcCGTTGCTGACATGGATGACGGAGTTTCCCGCttgatatccagttgtcaggccaccaagcACAaaagtagtgttcgacatcggaacgaaaattaaagTTCGGGttccggttaaaaatcggcccgaactttgttattcagattttattccggtccgatttggctctgttcaggttccggaaccgtagctagagggggtgcctaggGGACCTGGCTCCCTTCAGAAATTTTCACCGCTGGAatttgaaaaccggaaaaaattcAGCGTGCATGTTCCCAAAAATAGTTGATCCTAATTTTTCTCGCACACAACCCAAACGACTATCAATAGCTTAGTAATTACGAAACCTGGCATATGAtagagacgagggagggaatttaatcacaaacgagcgcgagatggtctTCAAGTGGGAACAGTTCTTcggtgaacacctcaatggcaaaTTTGcaaaaggaggcggaacggaagtcaACCTGGGAGTGTCCATGGAAGATAGCAATATTTCAGCACCTGATCTCTAAaaaatcaaacgagaaatcaagtTTCTGAAgtccaataaagccgctggtaaggaccgtctaccggcagagtccgagaaacgctggcaacggctctaacTGGGTGTTTTTTAAGATTTGTGAGGAGGACAAGCAACCGATGGAAATGAATAGAAGGATAGGCACAGCGTTGGTAAAGCTGCCTACAAGGTATTCTCGCAGATCTTGTtacaccggctgtcaccgatagcacttAGTTTCGTCGAGAATTACCAGGCAGACTTAAACGGGGCTCGTGCAACTACTGACaatatttttaccatccgacagatcttgtcggcatatcgggagtacaacgtgcccatgaatcgcttctttattgttttgaaagcagcatacgatacagtcgatcgagaccatggcagataatgcaagaacacggttttccggataaactgactgAACTGATCAGCGTTACACTGGATCGAGTgtatgtttcgtgcgcatcttggAGACACATATGAATTCCTTCGAGGCGCAggaagggttgagacaaggtgacggctgatcctgcatgctattcaacatcgctcttgagggagtgATCCAAACTTTgcgtcgcaaaacgctacgatcaagaagctaCGATCGTCGCCGTACGAAtgtgacaatgtacaaaaccattatgagATCGATAGTTCTTTACGAAGTTGAAGCCGGGATGCTGCGGAAAGTGTAAATTTAGTGTAAAGTGTAAAGTGAAAGTGTAAAGCGGATAtttgtacaaactgaaagcgaagagtggtggaggctTCTagtgaaagtcggtaggctactcTGGTCCAGacgcgtcgtaaggatgccgggttCCACGTGCAGGATTGCTcggccaggtcgaaagtgatttgcgacttctgagacgagtggcaagatcgaattgaatggagacgattgcttgaaacagcacgaatcactccggctctatgctgctgacaaCAATGACGACGATGGCGCTTATATAAGTTTTCAtacaaagtgattttttttggaaggcaccccctaggcccctcccagggaaagttcctagctacgccaatggtagCAAAGACCGGTTATCGGgttcatagcctgcacaccagaCGATCGATAACTTTAGAGCTTCCCAGAGGCCTGGTGATCGGAAttacttttacattttttcttgcaaagttatccacaaggccaccagCATTGAACCAAATCTATCGAATACTCATCAACGGTGTTTCTGAAATACCAACATACGTTTcttacggggtgcggatattagAATGTATCATTACCTAGTGCGCTCAAGACTACCGACGGTCCTCCGTCGACGGAgatcttagcttagcttagctaggATCAgaattcaccttgataagtgatgtgattGTACAAGCGATGAAGAGGAAAAAGCTTAGAAAAACTAGGAATAATTTGGCTAAGTGTCGACGAGCGGAGTGAATTGACCATGATCCTTAGAAAAAAAAGCGTCAGGAGCAGGACAGGGATCGTGAATAACTATAACTATTCTACACTCAGACAATTCCTTCCgatatgtcgggagtacaatatGCCCCCGTATCATATTagtgtggatttcaaggcagcatacgttACAGTTGAGCGCAAAGAGTTATGACAGTTAGTGCACAAGAACAGTTATCCGGACAAACTAAATAACACGGCTAATCATAGCTTCCCTGAAGCTACTGATGTTCTACACGCGTGTTTCGGTAGCACTCCCGAGTTCTATCGAAAGAGTCAATGGACGGTCCCGTATTCTATTTTACCatcgctattgaaagtgtgagcgggcgtcaaaacaagaggagcgatcttcaacaaaagtaaccaactcCAACCAAACAAGCAGACCATGACCATGATCatgacatcattactaaaaaccttgGGACGACGGAGGCTTTTTTTTGACTAAATTCATGTGTAtttcttgtttgtttttgtttctttcaatataaacatttttaagtgcttagcattaaaatattgctTCTCATCTTTGTTATACATCTTGCTTTTCCCGTTGACTTTGCCTGTTTAATTAACCTAAAAATTTTCAACgtcgaaacatttttgtttgttaGAATTATTAAAATATATCCTACCTACTTATCCAACTTAAAACTAATTGACGCCTTAACCTAATGAATTCAAAACTTGAGCGGGAACACCTCTCTTCGTATTCTAATTTGTATGCATCAAACTTTTCCAGGGTGTCCAGGGCAGCGAACTCATGCATTTCGCTTGTGCTCGTCCAGGGGTGTAGGTTCAGGATCATCTTTAGGCATTTATTTTGTACGCGCTGAAGCTGCAGCCTGTGTGTCCTAACACAGCCGGACCAGACCGGGACCGCCTACTCTATCGCCGGGTAGAAAATTTGTTTGTAGGCAGCCAGCCGATTCACCAGGGTCGATTTGGATGTTCTGCATATCATCGGGTACAAGGACCGGACGAGTATGCTACATTTGTTAATAATTTTGTTAATATGAGACCTGAAGATCAGCAGCCTGTCTGGCGCGAGTCCGAGATAAACGACCTCATCGGACCACTATATGATGGAGTCGCCGAACCGGACCCTTACGTTCGCAGCCGGAGTCAGCTTTGGAGACTTCGAGTGTGGAAAAAGGATTGCCtgagacggcggaggcaatctacgccgatCTAAAAACGGAGCATCGTACCCCTGGGGAAAGTCGGGAGGCTTCGTTGGTCCAGCCATGGTGCAAGGATATAGCACTGATATCAGGAATAGAGAAACCCTATGTACTGGATAGCTCAACtgggttgaagctgacttgcgagtgtcgagacgctcaacgaattagcgacgagtagcctaggTCGAGTACATTGGAGACAAGTTCTTAATACCTTCTTCAGTAATCTAAACatagggagagagagagacgcTAGGTTGGTAATTTGTCAAATCTAAATCTTCATCCGCATATTTGGGCGAAAAATGTCCTGATTTTTAATTGGACTGATATAGTCACCCTAAGTAATACGGATTCGaagtttgagttgaaaattcaaGTGTTGGTATGTAAGGTGATCTTTTTTGGCACCAGATATTCCACAAAGCTGCAAAGACATCCctagccttcctgatccgtgtggctatatcaatcttggtaccaccatcgggcgttgtatGGCTACCGTGATATTGAAAGACCTCTACCTCCTCAaccgaattggcgatgagtagcccaggGGTGAGTACAATGAAAAAGAATttttgatacggtaagagccaccccgaCTCTATGCTATTAGAAGTTAGTACCTGCTCAACttattgtcccgctactgtgaagttggtggtaTTGTCACTGTTCACTGTGAGATCAGTGTGAGTCCTGctacctgggagctctcggacaGGTCATCCAGTTTGCTCCACATATCGATTCGGACTTGTGCGAGCAGAACAATATCATCGGCTAGGTCAagatcatttag is part of the Sabethes cyaneus chromosome 2, idSabCyanKW18_F2, whole genome shotgun sequence genome and harbors:
- the LOC128737708 gene encoding WW domain-containing oxidoreductase-like; the encoded protein is MSVSAPEANPDNELPPAWEELATKDGFVYYVNHQDNATQLAHPCTGKIKRVSSELPEGWNKQVEEETGKPLFVNEATQEKSYVDPRLASAIEDDPQTIGQLRQRFNSTTSALEVLDGQDLTGKVAIVTGANTGIGYETALSLALHGCEVIFACRNESTTGKAIAKIKRIKLSAGKACKFIKLDLASLRATKEFADNVKAQYKHIDMLILNAGVVGAPEHLTVDGYETTFQVCHLSHFYLTMLLSDTLDHMSRVIVVSSELHRASMLRTSDINMENLAAPPKAYFSMNAYNDAKLCNIMFAFELARRWKHRGISVFVLHPGSLVATEINRNWWFYRLFFQLIRPFTKSVQQAASTTVYCAAAPELNGLTGLYFNNCFLYGPANSTRNSKKQKILWDLSEQCIERAMQ